A single genomic interval of Polyangia bacterium harbors:
- the secF gene encoding protein translocase subunit SecF has protein sequence MAAQNKEQKFFEVIKPHSTYEFIGNQKYWIGLSIILVALTFIMLPLNAYVFKSRGHMLNWGVDFRGGTELMIEFSKPIDSGELRKVLAQSGHENADVVRYADPSGKNKNNYMIRLAAVSVVSENQAKQIHESLAKEGDASLKKFEWSEGGDKIYLRYDKPVDPTSLGNSLKAIGIHTTQVQPFGRADENTYEVTLVGIDTDVRRALDAHFGAGAVAAIPQVESVGAKAGKQLQYDGIRSLLYAILLIMVYIAFRFDFRYGPGTVVALLHDAVISIGAFAVTYKEFSLTTVAAVLTIIGFSMNDTIVVFDRIRENAARLRDRRFDRVVNQSINETLSRTIWTSATVFFVTLAMNIFGVGVIRDFAFAMNVGVVVGTYSSIFIASPILIWLNDKYLASQRRQQSKPERNARRKRDELEPGEV, from the coding sequence ATGGCTGCGCAGAATAAAGAGCAGAAGTTCTTCGAGGTCATCAAGCCGCACTCGACCTACGAGTTCATCGGCAACCAGAAATACTGGATCGGCCTGTCGATCATCCTGGTGGCGCTGACGTTCATCATGCTTCCGCTGAACGCCTACGTCTTCAAGAGCCGCGGCCACATGCTGAACTGGGGCGTCGACTTTCGCGGCGGCACCGAGCTGATGATCGAGTTTTCCAAGCCCATCGATTCGGGCGAATTGCGCAAGGTCCTCGCCCAGTCAGGACATGAAAACGCCGACGTGGTTCGCTACGCCGATCCCTCGGGCAAGAACAAGAACAACTACATGATCCGCCTGGCGGCGGTCTCGGTGGTATCCGAGAACCAGGCCAAGCAGATTCACGAATCGCTGGCCAAGGAAGGCGACGCCTCCTTGAAGAAGTTCGAGTGGTCCGAGGGCGGCGACAAGATCTACCTGCGCTACGACAAGCCGGTTGATCCCACGTCCCTGGGCAATTCGTTGAAGGCCATCGGCATTCACACCACCCAGGTGCAGCCGTTTGGCCGCGCCGACGAGAACACTTACGAGGTTACCCTGGTCGGTATCGACACCGACGTGCGCCGGGCGCTGGACGCCCACTTTGGCGCCGGCGCGGTGGCGGCCATCCCGCAGGTGGAATCGGTGGGCGCCAAGGCCGGCAAGCAGCTGCAGTACGACGGCATCCGGTCCCTGCTGTACGCGATCTTGCTGATCATGGTGTACATCGCCTTCCGGTTCGACTTTCGTTACGGCCCGGGCACCGTGGTGGCGTTGCTCCACGATGCGGTGATCAGCATCGGAGCCTTCGCCGTCACATACAAAGAGTTCTCGCTGACCACGGTGGCGGCGGTGCTGACCATCATCGGGTTTTCCATGAACGACACCATCGTGGTGTTCGATCGCATCCGGGAGAACGCGGCGCGGTTGCGCGATCGCCGATTCGATCGGGTGGTCAATCAGTCGATCAACGAAACGCTGTCTCGCACCATCTGGACCAGCGCCACGGTCTTCTTCGTCACCTTGGCGATGAATATCTTCGGGGTGGGCGTCATTCGTGACTTTGCCTTCGCCATGAACGTCGGCGTGGTGGTGGGGACGTATTCGTCCATCTTCATCGCCAGCCCGATCCTGATCTGGCTGAACGACAAGTACCTGGCCAGCCAGCGCCGCCAGCAGAGCAAGCCCGAACGCAACGCCCGCCGCAAGCGCGACGAACTGGAACCGGGCGAAGTTTAG